AACCCCTGCTACAATCAATCTGTCACTCGGTGCTAAAAAACCATTCCCGCCCAAAACATGACGGGGTACTATCATAAATGAAGCAGCGGCAATTGCTGTTGTCTTAAGAAACGAGCGTCTGTCAGACGCAGTTATCTCTTTTTTGGTCTTTTCCATAGGATTATACTGGTTATTTTTGTGATGGAGCCTGCATGAACTTAGTCCAGCTGATTATGAGCTTAAGCTCATGCAGGTTTCATCATATAATATTTGGTTAGATAGAGATGTTTTCCTGTTCCGGAGAACTTATTTTTTTAGTGACAAAATCCAGGTCACCATTTGTTTTGCATCGTCTTTGCTCAAGTTAGGGTGAGGCGTCATTGGCAGGTCGCCCCAGGTGCCTTTGCTTCCCTTGATTACTACATCAGACAGCTTATTGATATTCTCTTCATTTGAAGGATATTTTGCTGCAATATCAACATATGCAGGTCCGATTACCTTTTGGGTCTTGTTATGACAGCCGATACAATCTGCTGTAGCAATCAGTTTCTCGCCAGGCAGCATTTCTGATGGGGCTGCTGTTTTTGCTGAAGCCTCGGTATCTGCAGATGATGAGGTAGCTGATCCTTCAGTTGTAGCTCCCGGGTTTCCGCAAGAAGCTATCGCTAAACTGATACATCCCAAAATTAACAGTGTCTTTTTCATAATAATTTTATTGTTTTTTGTGTGTTTCTATGGTGTTGTATTGAGATCCGTAAACAAGCATAATCATGCAGGTCTGTCTCGTGGTCGTGTTATTTTATACCTAAAATTTGTTTGTTAAATTCCTGATCTGTACCTGTAGCAGCAAAATCATCAAATGCTCTGTTGGTGACCGGGATAATGTGATTCTTAATAAATTCAACACCTTCTCTGGCGCCGGTTTCAGAATCTTTGATACAGCATTCCCATTCCATTACTGCCCATCCTTTAAAGTCATATTGAGCAAGTTTACTGAATATGGTTTTAAAATCTACCTGACCGTCTCCCGGAGAACGGTAACGACCGGCACGATTTGCCCAGCTCTGATAGCCACCAAAAGTACCTTGTCTGCCAGTTGGGTTAAATTCGGCATCCTTTACATGAAAAGCTTTAATACGTTCATGATAAAAATCAATATACTGGATATAGTCCAGCTGCTGTAATACGAAATGTGAAGGATCATATAATAAACATGCCCGTGGATGGAAATTTACCTGTTCCAAAAACATTTCATAAGTTATTCCGTCAAATAAATCTTCACCCGGATGAATCTCATAACAAACATCCACACCGCAGCTGTCAAATTCATTCAGAATTGGTAACCAGCGGCGGGCAAGTTCTTTAAAACCCTCTTCAACCAAACCTTCAGGTCTTTGTGGCCAGGGATGGAACATATGCCATAAAAGTGATCCACTGAAAGTTGCATGTGCATTCAGACCAAGATTCTGAGAAGCTTTGGCTGCATATTTTAGCTGCTGTACTGCCCATTCTGTTCTTGCTGCAGGATTATTATGATACGCAGCAGGTGCAAAACCGTCAAATACCTTGTCATAAGCAGGATTAACAGCGACTAACTGACCCTGTATATGGGTAGAAAGTTCCGTAATTTCCAGTCCGTATGAATTTACTTTTCCTTTCAGTTCATCAGCATAGGTTTTACTCTCTGCTACTTTTTGCAGGTCAATAAATCTGGTATCCAGGGTTGGCATTTGTATGCCTTTAAAACCCAGGTCTGCTGCCCACTGACAAATTCCGTCAAGAGAATTAAACGGGGCCTGGTCTCCAATAAACTGGGCTAAAAAAACTGCTGGTCCTTTGAGTGTTGTCATTGTATTTATATTTTAAAATCAAACCATTTCTGATCTGACAGCCCTGAGGCTACTACATTTTCTATAAAAGCCATTCCACGTACACCTTCTTCTACTCCGGGAAAATCAAGCATTTCTGCAGTAGGGGTTTTACCTTCCAGCTTTGACTTTAAAGTTAATGCGAAATTTCTGTAAATATTAGCAAAAGCTTCCAGATAACCTTCCGGGTGTCCGGCAGGTGTTCTGGTATTGAACCGGGCGGCTTCAGTTAAATAACCTTGTCCCGCACGATAAAGTTGTGTCGGTGCATCCAGCCATTTGACTTTCAGTGTATTTGGCTCTTCCTGATGCCATTCCAGACTTCCTTTTTCTCCGTAAACTTTGATTTTTAATGCATTTTCTTCTCCAGCTGCAATCTGTGACGCAACTAAGACACCATTAGCACCATTATTGAATTTCAGTAATACATTTCCGTCATCATCCAGTGCACGGCCGTCTACCATAATATTAAGATCTGCACATATTTTTGTAATCTCCAGACCTGAAATATATTCAGCAAGTTGTGCCGCATGAGTTCCGATGTCACCCATACAGCCACTGATTCCACTTTTGGAAGGATCAGTTCTCCATGCAGACTGTTTGTTGCCATCCCGTTCTGACGGTAAGCTTAACCAGCCTTGCGGATACTCCACTAAAATTTTTCTGATTTTGCCAAAAGCTCCGTCCTTTACCATCTGGCGGGCTTGTTTAACCAGCGGATAACCAGAATAGGTGTAGGTAAGACATAAAGTCAAACCTGTTTCCTGTACTTTATCCCTGAGTTGTTTGGCCTCTGCCAGTGTAAGACTGATCGGTTTATCTATTACGACATGAAAACCATGTTCAAGCGCCATCATCGCAGGTGCGAAATGTGCAAAATTGGGCGTAACAATAGTTACGAAATGCATTCTTACCGCTGCAGGCAGGAGACTCTCTTTTTCGATCATCTCCTGATAAGTTCCATAATTTCTGTCCTGTTCCAGGAATAGTAATTCACCAGATTCCCTGGCAGTTTCCGGATTGGAACTTAAAGCTCCGCAACACAGTTCTATCTGCCCGTCTATATTGGCTGCAATGCGGTGGACGGCGCCTATAAAGGCATTTTTGCCGCCACCGATCATCCCCA
This portion of the Pedobacter lusitanus genome encodes:
- a CDS encoding c-type cytochrome, whose product is MKKTLLILGCISLAIASCGNPGATTEGSATSSSADTEASAKTAAPSEMLPGEKLIATADCIGCHNKTQKVIGPAYVDIAAKYPSNEENINKLSDVVIKGSKGTWGDLPMTPHPNLSKDDAKQMVTWILSLKK
- a CDS encoding sugar phosphate isomerase/epimerase family protein → MTTLKGPAVFLAQFIGDQAPFNSLDGICQWAADLGFKGIQMPTLDTRFIDLQKVAESKTYADELKGKVNSYGLEITELSTHIQGQLVAVNPAYDKVFDGFAPAAYHNNPAARTEWAVQQLKYAAKASQNLGLNAHATFSGSLLWHMFHPWPQRPEGLVEEGFKELARRWLPILNEFDSCGVDVCYEIHPGEDLFDGITYEMFLEQVNFHPRACLLYDPSHFVLQQLDYIQYIDFYHERIKAFHVKDAEFNPTGRQGTFGGYQSWANRAGRYRSPGDGQVDFKTIFSKLAQYDFKGWAVMEWECCIKDSETGAREGVEFIKNHIIPVTNRAFDDFAATGTDQEFNKQILGIK
- a CDS encoding Gfo/Idh/MocA family protein; the encoded protein is MNNKIRMGMIGGGKNAFIGAVHRIAANIDGQIELCCGALSSNPETARESGELLFLEQDRNYGTYQEMIEKESLLPAAVRMHFVTIVTPNFAHFAPAMMALEHGFHVVIDKPISLTLAEAKQLRDKVQETGLTLCLTYTYSGYPLVKQARQMVKDGAFGKIRKILVEYPQGWLSLPSERDGNKQSAWRTDPSKSGISGCMGDIGTHAAQLAEYISGLEITKICADLNIMVDGRALDDDGNVLLKFNNGANGVLVASQIAAGEENALKIKVYGEKGSLEWHQEEPNTLKVKWLDAPTQLYRAGQGYLTEAARFNTRTPAGHPEGYLEAFANIYRNFALTLKSKLEGKTPTAEMLDFPGVEEGVRGMAFIENVVASGLSDQKWFDFKI